A region of Massilia sp. WG5 DNA encodes the following proteins:
- a CDS encoding HlyD family efflux transporter periplasmic adaptor subunit, which produces MDRIMLRRFGVPLLVFLGGLAGAYAWRSRHSGDPAEGFVSGNGRIEAIEIDIATRQPGRIADILVDEGDLVRAGQVVARMDLQSLQAERTEAAAREQQARDAVAGAQAQLAMRTSDEAAAAALVVQRESELDAARRRLARSTTLAAAGAAAAQELDDDRARVRSIEAAVEAARAQRKAARASVDAAQAQLVGARSAVAAAVATTARIDADLRDGVLKAPRAGRIEYRVAQPGEVLAAGGKVLNLIDLTDVYMTFFVPEAAAGRVALGAEVRLRLDAAPGFVVPARVSYVASAAQFTPKSVETASEREKLMFRVKAQVDRKVLERYASHVKAGVPGVAWIRLDPRRPWPPALALRSAP; this is translated from the coding sequence ATGGACAGGATCATGCTACGCCGTTTTGGTGTCCCGCTGCTGGTTTTCCTGGGCGGCCTGGCCGGGGCGTATGCGTGGCGTAGCCGCCACAGTGGCGACCCCGCCGAGGGCTTTGTCAGCGGCAACGGCCGGATCGAGGCGATCGAGATCGACATCGCCACCCGACAGCCGGGGCGGATCGCCGACATCCTCGTCGACGAGGGTGACCTGGTCCGGGCCGGCCAGGTGGTCGCGCGCATGGACCTGCAGTCGCTGCAGGCCGAGCGTACCGAGGCGGCGGCGCGCGAGCAGCAGGCGCGCGACGCCGTTGCCGGCGCCCAGGCCCAGCTGGCCATGCGCACCAGCGACGAGGCCGCGGCCGCGGCCCTCGTGGTGCAGCGCGAGAGCGAGCTGGACGCCGCCCGGCGCCGGCTGGCGCGTTCGACGACGCTGGCGGCCGCCGGCGCCGCCGCCGCGCAGGAGCTGGACGACGACCGGGCGCGCGTACGCAGTATCGAGGCGGCGGTCGAGGCCGCCCGGGCGCAGCGGAAAGCGGCCCGCGCTTCGGTCGACGCCGCCCAGGCCCAGCTGGTCGGTGCGCGCTCCGCCGTCGCCGCCGCCGTCGCGACCACCGCCCGCATCGACGCCGACCTGCGCGACGGCGTGCTGAAGGCGCCGCGCGCCGGACGCATCGAGTACCGCGTCGCCCAGCCGGGCGAAGTCCTCGCGGCCGGCGGCAAGGTCTTGAACCTGATCGACCTGACCGATGTCTACATGACGTTTTTCGTCCCCGAAGCCGCCGCCGGCCGCGTCGCCCTCGGCGCCGAGGTGCGCCTGCGCCTGGACGCCGCGCCCGGCTTCGTGGTGCCGGCCCGGGTCAGCTATGTCGCCAGCGCAGCCCAGTTCACGCCGAAATCGGTCGAAACCGCCAGCGAGCGCGAGAAGCTGATGTTCCGCGTCAAGGCCCAGGTCGACCGCAAGGTGCTCGAACGTTATGCCAGCCATGTGAAAGCGGGTGTGCCGGGCGTGGCCTGGATACGGCTGGATCCGCGCCGGCCGTGGCCGCCGGCGCTCGCCTTGCGGAGCGCGCCATGA